The bacterium DNA segment TGTTCCCCGCGTTCCAAAGCAAGTAACCAACCCCCTTGGCGTCGTCGTTCGCCTTGATCTGGGTGGCCACGTAGTCGGGACCGTAGTTCTTGACCATGAACTTGAAGGCCTGGAGCCAGGGCCGGACCACGATGCCGGTGCCTTCCGTCTTCTTGAGGGTGCGCTTGACCCCTTCGTTGACGAAGTAGTAGGGCTCGTTGGCCGGGGACTTGTGCCCGAAGAAGGGCGGGTAGAAGTGCGACGGGTAGACCATGGGGCTGATCACGTCGGCGTACTTGCCGAGGTCCTCGAGCCGCTGGCCGGTGTGCTTCACGTCCACCCCTTCGTCCCAGGCGACCACGCCGAAGACGTCGAGACTCAGGAGCGTCCCGGTGGGCTTGACCACCTGGTAGGCTTCCTTGAGGTAGCTGGTGATGACCGCGTGCTTGGGGGTCGTGGCGGTGTCGAACGAGTAGGCGATGTCCTTGAGGGCGCCCATGGCAGGGAAGCGGATGTAATCGTACTGGATCTCATCCACCCCCATGGCCAACAGCTCCTTGGTGATGCCCAGGTTGTAGGCACGGACCTCCGGGTTGTTGGGGTCCACCCAGACGAGCTTGCCCTTCTCGCGCCAGGGCGTTCCGTTCTTGGACTTCAGCGCGAGGCGCGGGGCGCGCTGGGCGAGGAAGTCGTCGTGGAAGAGGGCCTGGCGCGCCACCACGTGGATGCCCTGCTGGTGGAGCCTGTCCACCAGCTTGGGCACGTCCCGGATGATGGCGCCCTTGCTCGCGCCGGTGCTCACGGCGAGCGGTACCTTGCTGTCGTAGGCGAGGCGGCCGTCCATGTCCTTGACGTCAAAGACCACGGTGTTGAGGCCGTGGGGCTTCATCTGGTTGACCAGGGTGAAGACCCGCTCGGTACCCGCCGAGGTCTGGGTCACGTAGATGCCGCGGGCGTCGAAGGTCTTGGGCTTGGGCACCCGCTTGGGCACGACGGCGTGCGCGCGCACGCCGGGGATCTCGATACGCTTGCCGACGGGGATCCAGCCCTTCATGCCGTTCTTGGCGAGCATGGCCTTTTCGAGCGACGGCCGGGTGTAGTAGTCGGTCATCGCCAGGTACATGTTGGCGAGGTCGGTGGGATCCTGTCCCTTCTGGACCGTGTGGAAGATCTTGCCGTCCACGTACTCGCCGCCCGCAGGCAAGGGCGCGTTGCCGTAGCCCGGATGCACCTTCAGGGGGCCCGAGGCGGCCTGGGCGGGAGCAGCGCTCGCGGGCGCGCTCGGGCCGCCGCCGCCGAGGACCGAGCCGGCCGCAGCCGCCTTCGCGATGGGATTGGCCTTGCGGTTGCCCAGCTTGCCGGGGTTGAGGCGGTCCTGGAGCTTGGTGGGGAAGGTGACGGTCGCGGGGTTGCCATCCGAGACGTAGGGCGAGAAGGCTTCCTCGCTCAAGCCGACGGAGCCCGCCGGCCGGCGGAAGTGGCGCTTCCACTCGTCGTCGATGGCCTGGATCCGGGGCACCTTGAGGTAGTTGTACTTCTTGTCGAAGGGCGAGGGCGAGGGGTCGGAGCCCACCAGGAAGATGGCGGTGTGCCGGTAAGCCTGGCTGCCCGAGCCGCCCGCGATCGTGGCCTGGAGGCCATCGCCCTTGGGGTACTGGCCGAAGGGCAGGGCGAGGGTGTCGAAGGTGAAGGAGCGGCCGAGCTCGCGCGCGACCGTGTCCTGGGCCTTGCGCATCTCGTTGGTGATCTGGGCGGCGCTCAGCTTGCCCAGGTTGGGGTGGCTGTAGCTGTGATTCGCGAGCTCACGCCCGGTCGCTTGTAGGTACTTCAGCTTGTCGCTCGCCTCGTTCGTGACCTCGAAGGCGTTGGGCAGCACGAAGAAGGTCGCGGCGCGCCCGAAGTCCGGGTGCTTGGCGTGGAAGGCGTCCATGATGCCCACGGCGCTCTGGGGATCG contains these protein-coding regions:
- a CDS encoding polysaccharide deacetylase family protein, whose product is MNKHLRLPRLVAAALALASLPLAGQSAHAAPASAPNELGRVPVLEYHRFGTKEERWTRTYDNFRKDLEWLYANGYVSVNAKDLADGKLDVPAGKKPVVLTFDDATAEQFKFLHDASGKVRRDAKGQPMVDPQSAVGIMDAFHAKHPDFGRAATFFVLPNAFEVTNEASDKLKYLQATGRELANHSYSHPNLGKLSAAQITNEMRKAQDTVARELGRSFTFDTLALPFGQYPKGDGLQATIAGGSGSQAYRHTAIFLVGSDPSPSPFDKKYNYLKVPRIQAIDDEWKRHFRRPAGSVGLSEEAFSPYVSDGNPATVTFPTKLQDRLNPGKLGNRKANPIAKAAAAGSVLGGGGPSAPASAAPAQAASGPLKVHPGYGNAPLPAGGEYVDGKIFHTVQKGQDPTDLANMYLAMTDYYTRPSLEKAMLAKNGMKGWIPVGKRIEIPGVRAHAVVPKRVPKPKTFDARGIYVTQTSAGTERVFTLVNQMKPHGLNTVVFDVKDMDGRLAYDSKVPLAVSTGASKGAIIRDVPKLVDRLHQQGIHVVARQALFHDDFLAQRAPRLALKSKNGTPWREKGKLVWVDPNNPEVRAYNLGITKELLAMGVDEIQYDYIRFPAMGALKDIAYSFDTATTPKHAVITSYLKEAYQVVKPTGTLLSLDVFGVVAWDEGVDVKHTGQRLEDLGKYADVISPMVYPSHFYPPFFGHKSPANEPYYFVNEGVKRTLKKTEGTGIVVRPWLQAFKFMVKNYGPDYVATQIKANDDAKGVGYLLWNAGNNYDIGFKGVSSVEKTKAAKKPV